The Cryobacterium sp. SO1 genomic sequence GCGCAAGGCGCAGCAAGCGGCGGATGTTTCGATCCCGTTCACGCGCTGGGCCCTGGGCATGGGTGCGGTACCCGGAGCCGTGACTCAGGAAATCACCCGTCGTCGCGCGGATGAGGAGAAGGCCCGAACCCTGGGTATCGAGACGGGTGCACCGATCGTGGATGTGGTGAGGCTGCGCCTACTGGATGGCCGGCCGACGATGCTCGAGCGATTGACCTTCATCGAGGAGGTCGGCAGGGTGCTGTTCGATGTCGATCTCGACACCGTGTCGATCACCGAGTACCTCGACCAGCGCGGCTGGGGCTACACCGACATCGACCATGAGATCGATGCGGTCGCGGCCGACGAGCTGGACGGCCGACTGCTTGATGTCCAACCGGGAACACCCATCCTGCGCCTGCACAGGGTCACTCGCGGCACCGACGGCCGGGTCTTCGAGGCCTCGGATGACCGCTACCGCAGCGACATCATCCGCTTCACGGTGTCGGCCTCGGGTCGGGCCCGTGAGGGCAGCCACTTCATCCGAGCGATCGGCGCGTAGCGGGAGAGTCAGTCGGGTGCGACCGCGATTCGCACCGCGCGGCCGTGTGCCGCCGCCGCGATGCCGGCGTCGAGGTCGCTCAGGGCCACGGTCGCGCCGACAAGCTCGTGCAGCGGATAGACGGTATGGCGGGCCTCAACGAAGCGGGCGGCCTCGATCAGGTGTCGAGGGGCATAATTGTGCACGCCGCGGAGGGTGAGAAGACGTCGTACCACCCGCTCCGGATCCAACGGCACCGCGTCGGTCGGAAAGACGCTGCCGACCAGAATGCACACTCCGCCGATCCGCACCGCCCCGATGGCCGAGGCGACGGCCGCGGGCGACCCGGATGCGTCGACAGCCACGGCGGGCTGCTCGTCGAACGTCGCGAGCGCGCGGGCGAGGCTGCCGGCGACCTCGGGATCCAGGACCGGGTCGGCGGTCGCCACGGCGCCGAATCGGGAGGCGAGCGCGCGGCGGCTGCTCTCCGGGTCGACGACCACGACCCGGGCTCCGCGATCGGTCGCCATGGCGCAGATGGTGAGCCCGATGAGACCGGCACCGAACACGACGACGGCCTCGCCGGCGATGGGGGTGACGGCCGCCGCTGCGTCCAGAGCGGCGGCAGCGGTGGCGGTTCCGCACGACACGGGAGCGAGGACAGTGGCGTCGAGCGCCCGATCCACCGGCACGACAGCTGTGCCGGCACGCAGGTGCACGTGGGTGGCGAATCCGCCGCTGAGTTCCCAGCCACGCTCGAGCTGTTCGTGCCCGTACTTCCTGACGGTGCTGCACTTCTGCGGGAGCCCGCGGCCGCACGCCGCGCAGCTGCCGCATCCGACAGTCACAGACCAGACCACGCGGTCGCCCAGAGCGAGCGGTGAGCCCGCGGCCGTTATCGCGCCCGTACCGAGTGCGACGACCTGGCCCACCTGTTCGTGCCCGAGCACCAGTGGCGCGGGCACGGTGCGATGCCCCAGGGTGGTGTGTACGTCGGAACCGCAGATGGTCGCCAGTTCGATCTCGACCAGGGCGTCGCCGGGCGCGAGCACGACTGTCGGCACCGCGATGGCCTCGTGCTGTTTGCCGGGCGCGAGCCAGACCATCGCGGTCGGCGGTGGGTCGAGCTGCACCGACAGCCCCGGCCGGAGCTCGCTGGCGGCCTGGGTCATCGGAGGCCGAGCTGCGGCACCGCGGCGAGGTCGCGCACACTGTCGAGCACAATGTCGGCTCCCGCATCCTGCAGCTGCTGACGGGTGTGGGCGCCGGTGACGACGCCGATCACCAGTCCGGCGCCGGCGTTGCGGCCGGAGAGGATGTCGCTGATGGTGTCCCCGACGACGGCGACGGCGGCGACCGCGCTCGCGCCGGTGGCGATCAGCGCCGAGAGAATCAGGTCCGGCGCAGGGCGGCCGCGGCCGGCGTCGGCGGGGGAGA encodes the following:
- a CDS encoding zinc-binding dehydrogenase; translation: MTQAASELRPGLSVQLDPPPTAMVWLAPGKQHEAIAVPTVVLAPGDALVEIELATICGSDVHTTLGHRTVPAPLVLGHEQVGQVVALGTGAITAAGSPLALGDRVVWSVTVGCGSCAACGRGLPQKCSTVRKYGHEQLERGWELSGGFATHVHLRAGTAVVPVDRALDATVLAPVSCGTATAAAALDAAAAVTPIAGEAVVVFGAGLIGLTICAMATDRGARVVVVDPESSRRALASRFGAVATADPVLDPEVAGSLARALATFDEQPAVAVDASGSPAAVASAIGAVRIGGVCILVGSVFPTDAVPLDPERVVRRLLTLRGVHNYAPRHLIEAARFVEARHTVYPLHELVGATVALSDLDAGIAAAAHGRAVRIAVAPD
- a CDS encoding GntR family transcriptional regulator, giving the protein MLYVQIADDLRRRIVSGEMAPGAEVPSEGELAELWHSSRGPIRNALAALRTEGLIETHRGRPARVTERKAQQAADVSIPFTRWALGMGAVPGAVTQEITRRRADEEKARTLGIETGAPIVDVVRLRLLDGRPTMLERLTFIEEVGRVLFDVDLDTVSITEYLDQRGWGYTDIDHEIDAVAADELDGRLLDVQPGTPILRLHRVTRGTDGRVFEASDDRYRSDIIRFTVSASGRAREGSHFIRAIGA